The following coding sequences lie in one Sinorhizobium fredii USDA 257 genomic window:
- the ftsY gene encoding signal recognition particle-docking protein FtsY, producing MPSSVPSGHLPRKGGDLGETEAIAEDDRTGFEEARAGADDRVASSESSSQDAPEITAPETDAAGEGPEKHADIAAPENVPEDDESAASLSPLVGEMPGGAEGDTSPDDLAAAAPSLPKGFATSDKRPKEAAPAPQPKLSWYQRLRRGLARTSSQLTGQIASLFTKRKLDEATLQDLEDLLIQADLGVETAMRITDTLASERYGKDVTGEDVSRIMAGEITKVLAPVAKPLELDLSHKPHVILVVGVNGTGKTTTIGKLAAKLSGAGLKVMVAAGDTFRAAAIEQLKIWAERTKSDIVASKLGADAAGLAYEAFQLAREKKSDVLIIDTAGRLQNKAELMAELEKIVRVLGKLDPDAPHTVLQTLDATTGQNALQQVEIFRNVAGVSGLIMTKLDGTARGGILVAISAKHKLPVYFIGVGEGIDDLEPFEAKDFAEAIAGVAAA from the coding sequence ATACCTTCCTCTGTCCCTTCGGGACATCTCCCCCGCAAGGGGGGGGATTTGGGGGAGACCGAGGCGATTGCCGAGGACGACCGGACGGGCTTTGAGGAGGCCAGGGCGGGTGCGGACGATCGCGTCGCCTCGTCCGAGTCAAGCTCGCAAGATGCTCCGGAGATAACCGCACCGGAGACCGACGCTGCAGGCGAAGGCCCCGAGAAGCATGCCGACATCGCCGCTCCCGAAAACGTCCCGGAAGATGACGAGAGCGCCGCATCTCTCTCCCCCCTTGTGGGGGAGATGCCCGGCGGGGCAGAGGGGGATACCTCACCCGATGACCTCGCCGCCGCCGCTCCCAGCCTCCCCAAAGGCTTTGCAACCTCCGACAAGCGTCCGAAGGAGGCGGCACCGGCGCCGCAGCCGAAGCTTTCCTGGTACCAGCGGCTGCGCCGCGGTCTCGCCCGTACTTCGTCGCAGCTGACCGGCCAGATCGCCAGCCTGTTCACCAAGCGGAAACTCGACGAGGCGACGCTGCAGGACCTCGAGGACCTGTTAATCCAGGCGGATCTCGGCGTCGAGACGGCGATGCGCATCACCGACACGCTCGCCTCGGAGCGCTACGGCAAGGATGTGACGGGCGAGGACGTCTCGCGCATCATGGCCGGCGAGATCACCAAGGTGCTGGCGCCGGTCGCCAAACCGCTCGAACTCGATCTCAGCCATAAGCCGCACGTGATCCTCGTCGTCGGTGTCAATGGCACCGGCAAGACGACGACGATCGGCAAGCTCGCGGCAAAGCTATCCGGCGCGGGTTTGAAGGTCATGGTCGCGGCGGGCGACACGTTCCGGGCCGCGGCGATCGAGCAGCTGAAGATCTGGGCCGAGCGGACGAAGTCCGACATCGTCGCCTCGAAGCTCGGCGCCGACGCGGCCGGGCTTGCCTACGAGGCATTCCAGCTTGCCCGCGAGAAGAAGTCGGACGTGCTGATCATCGACACGGCCGGGCGGCTGCAGAACAAGGCCGAGTTGATGGCCGAGCTCGAAAAGATCGTCCGCGTCCTCGGCAAACTCGATCCCGACGCACCGCACACCGTGCTGCAGACCCTCGATGCGACGACCGGTCAGAATGCGCTGCAGCAAGTGGAGATCTTCCGCAATGTCGCCGGCGTCAGCGGCCTGATCATGACCAAGCTCGACGGTACGGCGCGCGGCGGCATCCTGGTGGCGATCTCCGCCAAGCACAAGCTGCCGGTCTATTTTATCGGTGTCGGCGAGGGTATCGACGATCTCGAACCCTTCGAGGCGAAGGACTTTGCCGAGGCGATCGCCGGGGTTGCCGCCGCTTGA
- the mtaB gene encoding tRNA (N(6)-L-threonylcarbamoyladenosine(37)-C(2))-methylthiotransferase MtaB, translated as MSGVEVITFGCRLNTYESEVMRAEAEKAGLNNAILVNTCAVTAEAVRQARQAIRRVRRDNPHARIIVTGCAAQTEKETFADMAEVDAVLGNEEKLASASYRSLPDFGVSAEEKLRVNDIMSVRATAPQMIKHIDGHVRAFIQVQNGCDHRCTFCIIPYGRGNSRSVPMGAVVDQARRLTESGYREIVLTGVDATSYGADLPGTPMLGLLAKTLLKQVPDILRLRLSSIDSIEADRHLLDLIADEPRFMPHLHLSLQHGDDLILKRMKRRHSSGDARAFCDQVRSLRPEISFGADMIAGFPTETEEMFENAVRLAEDCGLAHLHVFPYSPRPGTPAARMPQLDRALVKERAARLRAKGAALHAAHLDRMIGTEQTILVELNGLAHTENFTLVDAAGLEPRSLLEVTISGHNGKHLAMQRKQMAAA; from the coding sequence TTGAGCGGCGTCGAGGTCATCACCTTCGGTTGCCGCCTCAACACCTATGAATCGGAAGTGATGCGGGCGGAGGCCGAGAAGGCGGGGCTGAACAACGCCATCCTCGTCAACACCTGCGCCGTCACGGCCGAAGCCGTGCGTCAGGCACGCCAGGCGATCCGCCGCGTGCGGCGCGACAATCCGCACGCCCGCATCATCGTCACCGGCTGCGCCGCCCAGACCGAGAAGGAAACTTTTGCCGACATGGCAGAGGTGGACGCGGTTCTCGGCAACGAGGAGAAGCTCGCGAGCGCTTCCTATCGTTCGCTGCCGGACTTCGGCGTCTCGGCCGAGGAGAAGTTGCGCGTCAACGACATCATGAGCGTGCGCGCCACGGCGCCGCAGATGATCAAGCACATCGACGGGCACGTGCGCGCCTTCATTCAGGTGCAGAACGGCTGCGACCATCGCTGCACCTTCTGCATCATCCCCTATGGCCGCGGCAATTCCCGCTCCGTGCCGATGGGCGCGGTCGTCGACCAGGCGCGGCGGCTCACCGAAAGCGGCTATCGCGAGATCGTCTTGACCGGTGTCGACGCGACCAGCTACGGCGCCGACCTGCCTGGAACCCCGATGCTCGGGCTTCTCGCCAAAACGCTTCTGAAGCAGGTGCCGGACATCCTGCGGCTGCGCCTTTCCTCGATCGACAGCATCGAGGCGGACCGGCATCTCCTCGACCTGATCGCCGACGAGCCGCGCTTCATGCCGCATTTGCATCTCTCGCTGCAGCACGGCGACGACCTGATCCTGAAGCGCATGAAGCGGCGCCATTCGAGCGGCGACGCCCGCGCCTTCTGCGACCAGGTGCGCAGCTTGCGACCCGAGATCAGCTTCGGCGCCGACATGATCGCCGGCTTTCCGACGGAAACGGAAGAGATGTTCGAAAACGCGGTGCGCCTCGCCGAGGACTGCGGCCTCGCCCACCTCCACGTCTTCCCTTATAGCCCGCGCCCCGGCACGCCGGCGGCCCGCATGCCGCAGCTCGACCGGGCGCTCGTCAAGGAGCGGGCCGCGCGTCTACGCGCGAAAGGCGCCGCGCTTCACGCCGCCCATCTCGACCGCATGATCGGCACCGAGCAGACGATTCTCGTCGAGTTGAACGGATTGGCGCATACCGAGAACTTTACGCTCGTCGATGCTGCCGGCCTCGAGCCGCGGTCGCTGCTGGAGGTCACGATCTCCGGCCACAATGGCAAGCATCTGGCGATGCAACGAAAACAGATGGCTGCGGCCTGA